CGGCTCGGCCGGGATCGTGATCACTTTGCGGGCGGCCCACCGGCCGCCGGCCGCTTCGTCCTGGTGCCAGAGCCAGATCGACGACGACAGGTCCTCGACGCTCACCACCACACCGACGAAGCCATAGGCCTAGGTCGGGTCGTGGGCCGGGCGCAGCTCCAGCACCATCTGGTGCTCGTCGCCGAGGTCGACCCGCTGGACGAGCTTGCGCTCGGAGAGGCTCCAGAAGTTGAGGTGGTGTCCGAACTTCCGCCCCAGAAGGTCGTCAGGGTTGAGCCCGTTCTCGATCATCGACGGGGTGCCCCACTCGGAGGTGATGACGGTGTCGTGGTTGAGGTGCCACCACACGTCGTAGCCGAGATACTGGTCGCCCCGGTCCAGCTCCCAGGCGCCGATCACGTCGAAGCTGTCATGGTCCAGCAGGGCGATCCCGGCCGGGCCGTCGTTGCCGTTGGCGCCGCCCAGCGCCGACATGAAGATGCCGCCGGGCCCGCAGTGCAGGGTGTGGGGGCGGGAGTAGCCGGCCTTGGCGGCCAGCTCCTCAGCGGTGATCTCGCGGACGACGGTGGGGTTGCGGGGGTCGGGCTTGGTGTCCAGCACATAGATCCGCGAGGACCGGATGCCGGGGACGACCAGGTAGCGCCGCTCCAGGGGCTGGCCGTGGTCGCCATGTCCCTGGTGGCAGAGGGCGGACGAGCAGGCGTTCCAGCCGAAGTGGTGGAGCTCGTTGCCGGCGGTGGGCAGCTCGCTCCAGCCGACCACCCGGCCGTAGTCGGGCGAGGCCGGGTCGGCGTCGAGCACCGCCATGGCGTCTTTGGCCTGGCCGGCCGGGTCGTAGGCGGCCACGTAGGCCAGCCGCTCGGGCGGGGCCGCGATCGCCTCGGCGGGGGTGCGGTAGAACGTGGGGTCGGTTGTCTGGGACATCAGCCCTTCTCCTGTGATGGGCAGACGAATCGCTTGCGTTCCGCTCGCAACCTGACTACGCGCTGGACGGCTGCGGCATCAGGCCGAGCTGCGTCAGCAGCGAGACCTGGTCGTAGTAGAGGTCGCCCCCGACGACCTGTCCGCTCGGGCTGAAGTGCCACAGCTCGCAGAGTGCCAGCGTGAACTCGCCGCCGGTGGCGGGGAACGGTCCGAGCGGCCCGTCGTGGGTGCCGGCGACAGTGAACGTGCAGATCACCGTCTGGCCAGCGTCGAGGTAGCGGGGGTCGGCGATGCGGATGTCGGTTGAGGACCTGACCCACCCGGCCAGGAAGTCATCCCTGAACGCCCGGGGTGTCCTGAACGTCCGGCCCTGGGCGTGGTCGGTCCAGGCGATGCTGTCGGCGTAGTGCCTGGTCATGGCCTCGAAGT
This window of the Actinomycetota bacterium genome carries:
- a CDS encoding nuclear transport factor 2 family protein codes for the protein MAASNVDTHRAGHEAFNQRDFEAMTRHYADSIAWTDHAQGRTFRTPRAFRDDFLAGWVRSSTDIRIADPRYLDAGQTVICTFTVAGTHDGPLGPFPATGGEFTLALCELWHFSPSGQVVGGDLYYDQVSLLTQLGLMPQPSSA